AGCTAAATTTTGAGCGTCAAAACGCACATATCGTAGGCAAAGACGCTTTAAATTTAAAATCGCGCTGCCGTTATCGGCAAAATTTTAGCGCCACGGCGCTGGAGTTCGCATCAAAATAGATAATTAAAATGCCCAAGAGGGCGCAAAATTTAGTAAATTTAAGGAGAGAAAATGAGCCAAAGCCAAAAATGTACGCACCAAACCGCGTGCGAGCTGCCTAACGTGAGGCTAATCAAGCACCCGCTGATCGAGCATAAGCTCACGATCCTGCGCGATCGGGGGACCGATCCGTTTCAGTTCCGCATGCTCGTCGATGAGATCAGCTACCTGATGATGTTTGAGGCGACGCGCGATCTGGCGCTGCGCGAGGTGAGCGTGCACACGCCCGTGGCGCAGACCAGCGCGTATAAGCTCGCTACAAAGATCATGATTTGCCCGATTTTGCGCGCCGCGCTGGGGATGCTAGATAGCGTTTTTAAGCTTATGCCCGACGCTAGCGTGGGGTTTTTGGGCTTTCAGCGCGACGAAAAGACCGCACAGGCGGAGTTTTTTTACGCCAAACTGCCCGCAGACGCCGCAGAGCGCACCGCAATCATCATCGATCCGATGTTTGCGACCGGCGGTACGGCGATCGATGCGGTGAAATTTCTGCTGAAAAACGGCGTTAAAAAGATCAAATTTATCTCCATCATCGCAGCGCCCGAGGGACTTCATAAATTTAGCGAGATCTACCCGCAGGTCGAGGTTTTTACGGCAGCGATCGACGAGAGACTAAATGAGCAAAAATATATCGTGCCGGGTCTCGGAGACGCGGGAGATAGGGTGTTTAATACGATGTGAAATTGCGCGGCGAAGGACTTTGCGCTGCGTTAAATTTGCGCGACAGTATTTTATGCGGCGATAAATTCATCGGCAGCAAACTTTACCGGCAATGGAATTTTACGCGACGCGAAATCTATTTATCAAATATGCGGGCGGCGGCGGCGCGAAATTCCGTCGCGGCAAATTTGGCAGAGCGCGTATTTTTACAGCGTGCGCAATACGTAGTGAAATTTTAAATTTCGCAGCGCCGTAAATTTGATGCGCTTTAAAATTTTAACTAGCCTTGGAATTTGCGGCATTTTTGGAATTTGTTAAATAAAATTTGAGCTCCGCGATGTATAAAACACATAAATTTCAAAGTAAGAGAAAGATGAAATAGGGCGGTGAAATTTTATTATCTCAGAATTTTGCCGTAGAATTCTACCCGCGTAAGATTTTGCGGGGAATTCGCCGCGTTAAAACCCTGCAACAGAACGGTAGTGAAATTTTACGGCTGCCGGCGCCGCAAATATCACCATTTTTAAACCGCCTTTGATTGCACTGCCACATAGCTCGCGTACAGCTCGCAAAAAAACTCCGAACAGTCACGCTTTTCATAGCAGTTTAAAACCCAGCCGCCACCTCCAGAATTTAGCGAGCCGCAAAATATCGCACAACGTCTGCGTCGCAAAAATTTACAAATCGCAAAATTTACAAAAATCATGCAGCGAAATTCTTGCCATAATAATCCGTCAAAGAAGCCTGGGCGGCGCACTAAACGTACGCGAGGAGTAAAATTCTTACTCAAAAGATCCGCCCGCGCTAAAATGAAATTTCAAATTTAGCGAGCAAAATTTGCCTACTTCACCAGCCCCGCTTCCCTTAAAAAGCAGCTAGGCTCGTAGCTAACTTTTCTGATCTTATCAAATTTCGCGTAGCTTAATACCAGCTCATCGCGCGCTCTGGTAACCGCCACGTAAAACAGCCGCCGCTCCTCCTCCAGGCTGCCTCCCATCGCCATTAGCTTGAGGTTCGGGAAGCGGTTTTGCGCCAGATCGATGAGATAGACGCTGCAAAACTCAAGCC
This genomic stretch from uncultured Campylobacter sp. harbors:
- the upp gene encoding uracil phosphoribosyltransferase, translated to MPNVRLIKHPLIEHKLTILRDRGTDPFQFRMLVDEISYLMMFEATRDLALREVSVHTPVAQTSAYKLATKIMICPILRAALGMLDSVFKLMPDASVGFLGFQRDEKTAQAEFFYAKLPADAAERTAIIIDPMFATGGTAIDAVKFLLKNGVKKIKFISIIAAPEGLHKFSEIYPQVEVFTAAIDERLNEQKYIVPGLGDAGDRVFNTM